The following are encoded in a window of Nakamurella sp. A5-74 genomic DNA:
- a CDS encoding DUF4229 domain-containing protein, with product MKARSFWPLAVGYVALRILLTVVIAALVVLLARLAGLDMPVLVAAMLAVIVQLPLAWLMLGGMRRRLTAQLAASAGERRRLRGELQAALSGERTSSEKQAAAGEQAAAGEQAASSERAASSDQAMPDQAESSEQATSKPTASAEQAASDPEGSADPMPSDESVGPTPNQATRL from the coding sequence GTGAAAGCTCGCTCCTTCTGGCCGCTCGCGGTGGGTTACGTCGCGCTGCGCATCCTGCTGACGGTCGTGATCGCTGCGCTGGTGGTGTTGCTGGCCCGGCTGGCCGGGCTGGACATGCCGGTACTGGTTGCCGCGATGCTCGCCGTGATCGTCCAGCTGCCGCTGGCCTGGCTGATGCTGGGCGGCATGCGCCGCCGACTGACCGCGCAGCTGGCCGCGTCCGCGGGTGAGCGTCGGCGGTTGCGCGGCGAGCTCCAGGCGGCGCTCTCGGGAGAGCGGACGTCATCTGAGAAACAGGCCGCGGCCGGGGAACAGGCCGCCGCCGGGGAACAGGCTGCGTCCTCGGAACGGGCTGCGTCCTCGGATCAGGCAATGCCGGATCAGGCTGAGTCCTCGGAACAGGCAACGTCGAAACCGACAGCGTCGGCGGAACAAGCAGCGTCGGATCCGGAGGGGTCGGCCGATCCGATGCCGTCCGATGAGTCTGTGGGCCCCACGCCGAACCAGGCCACCCGCCTGTGA
- a CDS encoding PLP-dependent cysteine synthase family protein, which translates to MTGQVLDRSDRQRRDWVAEAVRRIEADAQRSADTHLLRFPLPAQLGVDLYLKDESTHITGSLKHRLARSLFLYALCNGWLTESTTVIESSSGSTAVSEAYFARMVGVPFVAVMPRRTSPQKIALIEGQGGSCHLVDDASQIYPESVRLAAECGGHYMDQFTHAERATDWRGNNNIAESMFQQLSLEEHPIPEWIVIAAGTGGTSATIGRYLRYRGHHTRLCVPDPENSAFFDAWSADDPTICGVGSKIEGIGRPRVEPSFVGQVIDRMQVVPDAASVATMRQVEQVLGKKVGPSTGTNLWAAFGLAAEMAASGTRGSIVALLCDSGERYTQTYYDDDWVAAQGWQLGEPAAVVSEFLASGTWAG; encoded by the coding sequence GTGACCGGGCAGGTGCTCGACCGGTCCGACCGACAGCGCAGGGACTGGGTCGCCGAGGCCGTCCGCAGGATCGAGGCCGACGCGCAACGCAGCGCGGACACCCACCTGCTCCGCTTCCCGCTACCCGCCCAGCTCGGGGTCGATCTGTACCTCAAGGACGAGTCCACCCACATCACCGGTTCGCTCAAGCACCGGCTCGCGCGGTCGCTGTTCCTGTACGCGTTGTGCAATGGCTGGCTGACGGAGTCAACGACCGTCATCGAGTCGTCCTCCGGCTCGACAGCGGTGTCGGAGGCATACTTCGCCCGGATGGTCGGCGTGCCGTTCGTGGCCGTCATGCCGCGCCGGACGTCGCCGCAGAAGATCGCGCTGATCGAGGGTCAGGGCGGCAGCTGCCATCTGGTGGACGACGCATCGCAGATCTATCCGGAATCGGTGCGGCTGGCCGCCGAGTGCGGTGGCCACTACATGGACCAGTTCACGCACGCCGAACGCGCCACCGACTGGCGCGGGAACAACAACATCGCCGAATCGATGTTCCAGCAGTTGTCGCTGGAGGAGCATCCGATCCCGGAGTGGATCGTGATCGCCGCCGGTACCGGCGGCACCAGCGCCACCATCGGTCGGTACCTGCGCTATCGCGGGCACCACACCCGGTTGTGCGTTCCCGACCCGGAGAACTCGGCATTCTTCGATGCCTGGAGCGCGGACGACCCGACCATCTGCGGTGTCGGCTCGAAGATCGAGGGCATCGGTCGGCCACGGGTGGAGCCGAGCTTCGTCGGCCAGGTGATCGACCGGATGCAGGTGGTGCCCGACGCGGCGAGCGTGGCGACGATGCGTCAGGTCGAGCAGGTGCTGGGGAAGAAGGTCGGACCCTCGACCGGTACGAACCTGTGGGCCGCGTTCGGGCTCGCCGCCGAGATGGCCGCGTCCGGTACCCGGGGCTCGATCGTCGCGTTGCTCTGTGACTCCGGTGAGCGGTACACGCAGACCTACTACGACGACGACTGGGTCGCCGCCCAGGGCTGGCAGCTCGGCGAGCCGGCAGCCGTCGTCAGCGAGTTCCTCGCATCAGGGACCTGGGCCGGCTGA
- a CDS encoding class I SAM-dependent methyltransferase, with translation MNRPSLAVAPQQQPVYAERALSWPTTGPQVTAEVSSAYDRVAADYADLVEPMLDDLALDRALLTAFTEELPTGRPVVDLGCGPGHIAGFVHALGATVLGFDLSGEMVRQARSRHPEVQFGVGSLLALPLEDASVGGVIAWYSIIHTPTDLLPEVFEEFRRVLAPGGGVILAFQVGDEVRHLQRGYGHDISLHSWRRPVQVVAELLQRSGFEVTTRIEREPTGQQKVPQGYLMARRP, from the coding sequence ATGAATCGTCCGAGCCTCGCCGTCGCCCCGCAGCAGCAGCCCGTGTACGCCGAGCGCGCACTGTCGTGGCCGACCACCGGCCCGCAGGTCACTGCGGAGGTGAGCAGCGCGTACGACCGGGTCGCAGCCGACTACGCCGACCTGGTCGAGCCGATGCTCGACGACCTGGCCTTGGATCGCGCGCTGCTCACGGCGTTCACCGAGGAGCTCCCGACCGGCCGGCCGGTCGTCGACCTGGGCTGCGGTCCCGGCCACATCGCGGGATTCGTCCACGCGCTCGGCGCCACCGTCCTCGGTTTCGACCTCTCCGGCGAGATGGTGCGGCAGGCCCGGTCCCGGCATCCCGAGGTGCAGTTCGGCGTGGGTTCGCTGCTCGCACTGCCGCTGGAGGACGCTTCGGTCGGCGGCGTGATCGCCTGGTACTCGATCATCCACACGCCCACCGATCTGCTTCCCGAGGTGTTCGAGGAGTTCCGACGGGTGCTCGCCCCCGGTGGTGGGGTGATCCTCGCCTTCCAGGTCGGCGACGAGGTGCGTCATCTGCAACGCGGGTACGGCCACGACATCTCGCTGCACAGTTGGCGGCGACCGGTGCAGGTGGTCGCGGAGTTGCTGCAGCGCAGCGGTTTCGAGGTGACGACCCGGATCGAGCGGGAGCCGACAGGCCAGCAGAAGGTGCCGCAGGGGTATCTCATGGCTCGCCGTCCGTGA
- a CDS encoding VOC family protein, with product MSTSPEQQTPGSRPNPTVFATLQARDAPALIDFYVRAFGFELTARYDDGDLVAHAQLNWPEGHGAVMLGSHSPDKEWSPEPGTSSGYVVTAHPELVAERIAAAIPELGGEIVRPLADTDYGGREIMVRDPEGNLWSFGDYPGA from the coding sequence ATGAGCACATCCCCCGAGCAGCAGACACCGGGTAGCCGGCCGAACCCAACCGTGTTCGCCACCCTGCAGGCCCGCGACGCCCCTGCGCTGATCGACTTCTACGTGCGGGCCTTCGGGTTCGAACTCACCGCCCGCTACGACGACGGCGACCTCGTCGCCCACGCCCAGCTGAACTGGCCGGAGGGCCACGGCGCGGTGATGCTGGGCAGCCACTCGCCCGACAAGGAGTGGAGTCCCGAACCGGGAACCTCCAGCGGGTACGTCGTGACGGCGCACCCTGAACTGGTCGCGGAGCGGATCGCTGCGGCGATCCCCGAGCTGGGCGGCGAGATCGTGCGACCGCTCGCCGACACCGACTACGGTGGCCGCGAGATCATGGTGCGCGACCCGGAGGGCAATCTCTGGTCGTTCGGCGACTATCCGGGCGCCTGA
- a CDS encoding helix-turn-helix domain-containing protein, whose protein sequence is MGPAWDFAVAPQRPVPGVSSMVGYRAVDVPDSVHAGLPSAQLTFIVSLDDGIRASFERSDLATTARKRVLLAGLHTRPSHVEQSTGQAGVQLAVHPLAARALFGCPAAELAELDIDGAGLLGGLATELADRLAAPNLRWRNAFEEVAAMLRDRWSSSDAVRPRPELCRAWDALTRSAGRAPIGAVADAAGVSTRHLGTLFRAEVGLAPKTVARLIRFEAVIGMLGRSVRAGRCIELAEIADAHGYADQAHLTREFSRLAGTSPGRWAQQEFRNLQDGGHGGQPDSTP, encoded by the coding sequence ATGGGGCCCGCCTGGGACTTCGCCGTGGCACCGCAGCGTCCGGTGCCCGGGGTCTCCTCGATGGTCGGCTACCGGGCCGTCGACGTGCCGGACTCGGTGCACGCCGGACTTCCCTCTGCGCAGCTCACCTTCATCGTCAGCCTGGACGACGGCATCCGCGCGAGTTTCGAACGGTCGGACCTCGCCACCACCGCCCGCAAACGGGTGCTGCTGGCCGGCCTGCACACCCGGCCGAGCCACGTCGAGCAGAGCACCGGGCAGGCAGGCGTCCAGTTGGCGGTACACCCGCTCGCGGCGCGCGCCCTGTTCGGGTGCCCGGCGGCGGAACTGGCCGAGCTCGACATCGACGGGGCAGGGCTGCTCGGGGGTCTCGCCACCGAGCTCGCAGATCGGCTGGCAGCACCCAACCTGCGATGGCGCAACGCTTTCGAGGAAGTGGCGGCGATGCTGCGCGATCGGTGGTCGAGCTCCGACGCGGTACGGCCGCGTCCGGAACTCTGCCGCGCCTGGGATGCGTTGACACGCTCCGCCGGCCGGGCACCGATCGGCGCGGTGGCCGACGCCGCCGGAGTGAGCACCCGTCATCTCGGAACCCTGTTCCGCGCCGAGGTGGGACTCGCTCCGAAGACGGTCGCCCGGCTGATCAGGTTCGAAGCGGTGATCGGGATGCTCGGTCGGTCGGTACGCGCGGGTCGCTGCATCGAGCTCGCGGAGATCGCCGACGCGCACGGCTACGCCGACCAGGCCCATCTGACCAGGGAGTTCAGCCGGCTCGCCGGCACCTCACCCGGCCGGTGGGCACAGCAGGAGTTCCGAAATCTTCAAGACGGCGGGCATGGCGGGCAACCAGACTCGACCCCATGA
- a CDS encoding class I SAM-dependent methyltransferase yields the protein MTRDQLLDRWHEEEVLPRSGWTFDHLGGRVHDSPTPWNYPGLCRTEIAAARRVLDLGTGGGEFLLGFLDVLPPDTTATEGWPPNIDVAAQALEPHGIDLVVFDAQHDDELPFQDERFDLVINRHEDYIATEVARVLEPGGVYLTKQVGGDDFAEAHQLFGAPVMYPDHLLSACVGELQAAGLVLDMGQEWRGPTTFDDVGALVQYFMMVPWDVPDDFSVSRYADTLMNLHEGGPAQGLPIAFTESRFVMRAHKPV from the coding sequence ATGACCCGCGACCAGTTGCTCGACCGTTGGCACGAGGAGGAAGTCCTGCCGAGGTCCGGTTGGACCTTTGATCACCTGGGCGGTCGGGTGCACGACTCGCCCACTCCGTGGAACTACCCGGGGCTGTGTCGCACCGAGATCGCCGCAGCGCGCAGGGTGCTGGATCTGGGAACCGGCGGCGGTGAATTCCTGCTGGGCTTCCTCGATGTGCTCCCGCCGGACACGACCGCGACCGAGGGCTGGCCCCCGAACATCGACGTGGCTGCGCAGGCCCTGGAGCCGCACGGCATCGACCTCGTCGTCTTCGACGCGCAGCACGACGACGAGCTGCCGTTCCAGGACGAGCGTTTCGATCTGGTGATCAACCGGCACGAGGACTACATCGCCACGGAGGTGGCCAGGGTGCTGGAGCCTGGCGGCGTCTACCTGACGAAGCAGGTCGGTGGCGACGACTTCGCGGAAGCACACCAGCTGTTCGGCGCCCCGGTGATGTACCCCGACCACCTGCTGAGCGCCTGCGTCGGAGAACTGCAGGCAGCCGGCCTGGTGCTGGACATGGGCCAGGAATGGCGCGGGCCGACCACGTTCGACGACGTCGGAGCGTTGGTCCAGTACTTCATGATGGTGCCGTGGGATGTGCCCGACGACTTCAGCGTCTCCCGCTACGCGGACACCCTGATGAATCTGCACGAGGGTGGGCCGGCGCAGGGGCTGCCGATCGCGTTCACCGAGAGTCGGTTCGTGATGCGGGCGCACAAGCCCGTCTGA
- a CDS encoding prolyl oligopeptidase family serine peptidase, protein MSHEQDQQAATDVYADFTDLDGLFEVPRVVALAVSLDGTRLVAQVQQPDAKGARYTSALWELDPAGTAAPQRLTFSADGEAGPRFAPDGSLLFTSKRADPLDDAAKGTQLWRLPTHGEARVEADAPGGLAIAGVTADGRILATTALLCDPDGATDGPVQGTLESDAERRSARKDGGVTGILHTGMPIRYWDHEVGDTSTRLVLVGPDGPLTDLTPDADSLNLMNADADISSDGTLVMTTWTRRLPRGRTSTSIARIIPPSGARRPSRRRIVLQGNASRGYGAPRLSPTGDLLAVTRYTTGTPTDTNYDFLEIHRISGSGLTGDPVTAAVGDLTVGEYCWSADGETLYVAGDLHSRGAVLAIDSRTGRARTVADDASYSQLRAGPDGRAVFALRSAIDSPARPVRLTARRRSEPVELAAPGAITNLPGRLEWVRTQVQHPDGEPITVGGWLCTPSGASRKKPAPLMVWIHGGPHGSYNAWSWRWCPWLAVARGYAVLMPDPAMSTGYGHTGLNRGWPRLADVVWREVEALTDHVLERSTLDRSRTALLGASFGGFMTNWIAGHSTRFRAIVTHAGLWALDQQHPTTDAAAQKVAVHGLPDQHERWYRTYSPHHHVDRISTPMLITHGTKDYRVPISEALRLWWDLVSRWDGPPETMPHRLLQFTGENHWILGVGNSKLWTRSVYDFCDRHVLG, encoded by the coding sequence ATGAGCCACGAGCAGGACCAGCAGGCCGCCACCGATGTCTACGCCGACTTCACCGACCTCGACGGACTGTTCGAGGTTCCGCGGGTGGTGGCGCTCGCGGTGTCGCTGGACGGAACCCGACTGGTGGCGCAGGTGCAGCAGCCGGATGCGAAAGGCGCCAGGTACACCAGCGCGCTGTGGGAGCTCGATCCGGCCGGAACCGCCGCGCCGCAACGACTCACCTTCTCCGCCGACGGTGAGGCCGGCCCCCGTTTTGCGCCGGACGGCTCGCTGCTGTTCACCTCCAAGCGTGCCGACCCGCTCGACGACGCAGCGAAGGGCACCCAACTGTGGCGGCTGCCGACACACGGTGAAGCCAGGGTCGAGGCCGACGCTCCGGGCGGTCTGGCCATCGCCGGCGTCACCGCGGACGGCCGGATCCTGGCGACCACGGCCCTACTGTGTGACCCGGACGGTGCGACCGACGGACCAGTGCAGGGCACTTTGGAGAGCGACGCCGAGCGACGCTCGGCTCGCAAGGATGGTGGGGTCACCGGCATCCTGCACACCGGAATGCCGATCCGGTACTGGGATCACGAGGTCGGCGACACCTCGACCCGCCTGGTACTCGTCGGCCCGGACGGTCCGTTGACCGATCTGACACCCGACGCCGACTCCTTGAACCTGATGAACGCCGACGCCGACATCAGCAGCGACGGCACCCTGGTGATGACGACCTGGACGCGCCGACTGCCGCGCGGTCGAACCAGTACCTCGATCGCCCGGATCATCCCTCCGAGCGGTGCACGCCGCCCGTCCCGACGCCGGATCGTGTTGCAGGGCAACGCCTCACGCGGCTACGGCGCACCGCGGCTGTCACCCACCGGCGATCTGCTGGCCGTCACCAGGTACACCACCGGGACGCCCACCGACACGAACTACGACTTCTTGGAGATCCACCGGATCAGCGGCTCCGGGCTCACCGGAGATCCGGTGACGGCCGCGGTCGGTGATCTCACGGTCGGTGAGTACTGCTGGTCCGCCGACGGCGAGACCCTCTACGTCGCAGGCGATCTGCATTCGCGCGGCGCTGTGCTCGCGATCGACTCCCGGACCGGCCGGGCCCGCACCGTCGCCGATGACGCGTCCTACTCCCAGCTGCGAGCGGGGCCGGACGGGCGCGCTGTGTTCGCCCTGCGCAGTGCGATCGACTCCCCCGCCAGACCGGTCCGGCTCACTGCCCGCCGCCGCAGCGAGCCGGTCGAACTCGCCGCACCCGGGGCCATCACGAATCTCCCGGGGCGGCTGGAATGGGTGCGGACACAGGTGCAGCACCCGGACGGCGAGCCGATCACCGTCGGTGGCTGGTTGTGCACACCCAGCGGCGCGTCCCGGAAGAAGCCGGCGCCGCTGATGGTGTGGATCCACGGCGGGCCGCACGGCTCCTACAACGCCTGGAGTTGGCGGTGGTGTCCGTGGCTGGCGGTCGCCCGCGGCTATGCGGTGCTGATGCCCGATCCGGCGATGTCCACCGGCTACGGACACACCGGCCTGAACCGCGGCTGGCCGCGGCTGGCCGACGTCGTGTGGCGTGAGGTCGAGGCCCTCACCGATCACGTACTCGAGCGGTCCACACTGGACCGCAGCCGAACCGCGTTGCTGGGGGCCAGTTTCGGTGGGTTCATGACGAACTGGATCGCCGGTCACAGCACCCGGTTCCGGGCGATCGTCACGCATGCGGGCCTGTGGGCGCTGGACCAGCAGCATCCAACGACGGACGCGGCCGCGCAGAAGGTCGCGGTGCACGGGCTCCCCGACCAGCACGAGCGTTGGTACCGCACCTACTCACCACATCATCACGTTGACCGGATCAGCACGCCGATGCTGATCACCCACGGCACCAAGGACTATCGCGTTCCGATCAGCGAAGCGCTCCGCCTGTGGTGGGACCTGGTGTCCCGGTGGGACGGACCGCCGGAGACGATGCCGCACCGGTTGCTGCAGTTCACCGGGGAGAATCACTGGATCCTCGGGGTCGGCAACTCGAAACTGTGGACACGTTCCGTGTACGACTTCTGCGATCGACACGTGCTGGGCTGA
- a CDS encoding methyltransferase: MTRHAGRASSQAHSAAFANIAAAMRPGTVLTQLVWQDSSRQEWHTAIRHALTGEPNAPSKPFAGSAFSMADPAEVNALLSGAGFIDVRLTEVREGVCYGPDVATALQALRSLGMTDRMLRDQDDSSADRALDRLRSLLDARDLNGVWFDSSAWLVTARRRS; the protein is encoded by the coding sequence GTGACGAGACACGCTGGACGCGCGAGTTCGCAGGCTCACTCTGCCGCATTCGCCAACATCGCCGCAGCGATGCGCCCCGGCACAGTTCTCACCCAGTTGGTCTGGCAGGACAGCAGCCGTCAGGAATGGCACACCGCAATTCGACACGCATTGACCGGCGAGCCGAATGCACCCTCGAAACCCTTTGCAGGCAGCGCTTTCTCGATGGCCGACCCGGCCGAAGTCAATGCTCTCCTGTCCGGGGCCGGATTCATCGACGTGCGACTCACCGAGGTACGGGAGGGGGTCTGCTACGGCCCGGATGTCGCGACCGCACTACAGGCCCTCCGATCGTTGGGGATGACGGACCGGATGCTTCGCGACCAGGACGACTCGTCGGCGGACCGCGCCCTCGACCGACTGCGTAGCCTGCTCGATGCCCGTGACCTCAACGGAGTGTGGTTCGACTCGAGCGCCTGGCTCGTGACCGCCCGGCGCCGTTCGTGA
- a CDS encoding pyridoxal-dependent decarboxylase: MSFAADADHAAGAGPGPQDGPAPSGHLTAEEFRRQGHQVIDWIAEYWESVAERPVLSQVGPGQVRSALPDGLPEQGESLENVIADLDEILLPGITHWQHPRFFAYFPANSTPASVLGDLLSSGIGAQGMLWATSPAVTELEQQVLDSFAAVLGLPQAFSSSGAGGGVIQDTASTSTFTALLAALHRVSGGAARADGLGAGRYAVYGSSQAHSSLLKAAMMAGLGERSLRSLPVEPFTQQLDVAALDAAIRADLAAGITPVMIQAAVGTTGTGAVDPVRAMGSLAQEFGIWLHVDAAWAGVAAVCPELRWVIDGVGEFADSFVTNPHKWLLTTFDCSTFWVRDRSALIGALSILPEYLRNPASESGAVVDYRDWHPQLGRRFRALKLWTVLRSYGVAGLQQHIRAGVQQARRVADLVLQDEQLVFAAPPVLGLVTFRLADRPELAPAEADRLLLAAMHAVNASGIAYFSHAQVDGRAVIRWAVGGWRTTVDDVEIAWQALAAQIRSAL, translated from the coding sequence ATGTCCTTCGCCGCTGACGCCGACCATGCCGCGGGTGCCGGGCCGGGCCCACAGGACGGACCTGCTCCGTCCGGTCACCTGACCGCCGAGGAGTTCCGGCGGCAGGGCCACCAGGTGATCGACTGGATCGCCGAGTACTGGGAATCGGTGGCGGAGCGTCCGGTGTTGTCGCAGGTCGGCCCCGGACAGGTCCGGTCGGCGCTGCCCGACGGTCTGCCGGAGCAGGGCGAGTCGCTGGAGAACGTGATCGCGGACCTGGACGAGATCCTGTTGCCAGGGATCACCCACTGGCAGCATCCTCGGTTCTTCGCCTACTTCCCGGCCAACTCGACGCCGGCTTCGGTGCTCGGCGATCTGCTGTCGAGCGGGATCGGCGCCCAGGGCATGCTCTGGGCGACCAGCCCGGCGGTCACCGAGCTCGAACAGCAGGTGCTCGACTCGTTCGCAGCGGTTCTCGGTCTGCCGCAGGCTTTCTCGTCATCCGGGGCGGGCGGTGGCGTCATCCAGGACACCGCCTCCACCTCCACCTTCACCGCACTGCTGGCGGCCCTGCACCGGGTCAGCGGGGGCGCCGCACGGGCGGACGGCCTCGGAGCAGGTCGGTACGCGGTCTACGGCTCGTCGCAGGCGCACTCCTCGCTGCTCAAGGCGGCGATGATGGCCGGGCTCGGCGAGCGATCCCTCCGCAGCTTGCCGGTGGAGCCATTCACCCAGCAGCTCGACGTGGCCGCGCTGGACGCCGCGATCCGGGCGGATCTGGCGGCCGGCATCACCCCGGTGATGATCCAGGCAGCCGTCGGCACCACCGGGACCGGCGCGGTTGATCCAGTGCGCGCGATGGGTTCCCTGGCACAGGAGTTCGGCATCTGGCTGCACGTGGACGCGGCCTGGGCGGGTGTCGCAGCGGTCTGCCCGGAGTTGCGCTGGGTGATCGACGGCGTCGGTGAGTTCGCCGACTCGTTCGTGACCAACCCGCACAAGTGGTTGCTCACCACCTTCGACTGCAGCACCTTCTGGGTACGCGACCGGTCGGCGCTGATCGGGGCGCTGTCGATCCTGCCCGAATACCTCCGGAACCCGGCCAGCGAGTCCGGGGCGGTGGTCGACTACCGCGATTGGCACCCCCAGCTCGGCCGGCGGTTCCGCGCCCTCAAGTTGTGGACCGTGTTGCGCAGCTACGGTGTCGCTGGTCTCCAGCAGCACATCCGGGCCGGTGTGCAGCAGGCCAGGCGGGTCGCCGATCTGGTCCTGCAGGACGAGCAGCTGGTGTTCGCGGCGCCGCCGGTCCTCGGGTTGGTGACGTTCCGACTCGCCGATCGGCCGGAGCTGGCGCCCGCCGAGGCCGACCGGCTGCTGTTGGCCGCGATGCATGCGGTCAATGCCTCGGGGATCGCCTACTTCAGCCATGCCCAGGTGGACGGCCGGGCGGTGATCCGATGGGCGGTCGGCGGCTGGCGGACGACCGTCGACGACGTGGAGATCGCCTGGCAGGCGCTGGCAGCGCAGATCCGGTCTGCGCTGTAG